In Bacillus sp. SM2101, one genomic interval encodes:
- a CDS encoding DUF1360 domain-containing protein, whose translation MLTVFEFVILFLASFRLTRLIIYDTITAFLRKPFHEVIEEEQPNGAIVTYMQVKGTGLRAWIGELLSCYWCSGIWCTTFFYVGYLFWPFLFEPLIFIFAIAGCAAIIEVIISRLLE comes from the coding sequence ATGTTAACTGTATTTGAATTCGTTATATTATTTCTTGCAAGCTTTAGGCTTACAAGATTAATCATTTATGACACAATTACAGCATTTCTTCGTAAACCATTTCATGAGGTGATCGAGGAAGAGCAACCAAATGGAGCTATTGTAACGTACATGCAGGTGAAGGGGACTGGGTTACGAGCTTGGATAGGAGAGCTGCTTAGTTGTTATTGGTGTAGCGGTATATGGTGTACGACCTTTTTTTATGTAGGTTATTTGTTCTGGCCTTTTTTATTCGAACCATTAATTTTTATTTTTGCCATTGCAGGCTGTGCTGCCATCATTGAAGTTATTATTTCTAGACTACTTGAGTAG
- the spoVAE gene encoding stage V sporulation protein AE, whose product MIATFFWAFVIGGLICVIGQIMFDVFKLTPAHTLSILVVAGAILDGVGLYEPFIDFAGAGATIPITSFGNSLVHGALQEAEKHGIIGVLTGMFEVTSAGISAAIIFGFIGALLFKPKG is encoded by the coding sequence ATGATTGCAACTTTCTTTTGGGCCTTTGTGATTGGTGGCTTAATATGTGTTATCGGACAAATTATGTTTGATGTGTTTAAGTTAACTCCTGCACATACTTTAAGTATATTAGTTGTTGCTGGAGCCATACTTGATGGCGTTGGTTTATACGAACCTTTTATTGATTTTGCAGGTGCAGGTGCAACTATTCCGATTACAAGCTTTGGGAATTCTCTCGTTCACGGTGCGCTACAAGAAGCTGAAAAACATGGCATCATAGGAGTGCTGACAGGTATGTTTGAAGTAACTAGTGCGGGGATTTCAGCAGCTATCATATTCGGATTTATCGGAGCGTTACTCTTTAAACCAAAGGGATAG
- the spoVAC gene encoding stage V sporulation protein AC, producing the protein MVANNKLKNLTPTQQEYQQFEKVRETKRPVLMNCIKAFFVGGFICIIGQVIQLFYIYQFNFTEQTAGHPTVATMVFISMLLTGFGVYDRIAQFGGAGSAVPVTGFGNAVISACIEHRTEGFVLGVGGNMFKLAGSVILFGTFSAFVVGLIKTIVTQWGGL; encoded by the coding sequence ATGGTGGCAAATAATAAACTAAAAAACTTGACACCAACACAACAGGAATATCAACAATTTGAGAAGGTAAGAGAGACGAAGCGTCCTGTTTTGATGAATTGTATAAAAGCTTTTTTCGTAGGTGGATTTATTTGTATCATTGGTCAAGTGATTCAACTTTTTTATATTTATCAATTTAATTTTACCGAGCAAACCGCTGGACATCCTACAGTCGCAACAATGGTTTTTATATCGATGCTTTTAACTGGTTTTGGAGTTTATGATAGGATTGCACAATTTGGAGGTGCCGGAAGTGCAGTTCCGGTTACAGGATTTGGTAATGCAGTTATTTCTGCGTGTATTGAGCATCGTACGGAAGGTTTTGTGCTTGGTGTAGGAGGGAATATGTTTAAGCTTGCAGGATCAGTTATTCTGTTTGGTACATTTTCCGCATTTGTCGTTGGGTTAATTAAAACGATTGTTACACAATGGGGTGGGCTATAA
- a CDS encoding ABC transporter permease subunit produces the protein MTKLTKNIGLLIMISLVCLPVSLIVVNSFAYGWRFGQVVPEHFSARGWMTLFKDQKLIEALHTTIKIGIGVLILNFIIAFPAAKGLAQKSFFGKSMFETLLLLPILIPSLAVAMGLHITFIKVGLADHWFGVTIVHLIPTVPYTVRILRAGYERIGVKWEEQAKSLGASPLKIFLTITLPLLSTSVRTASFLVFVISLSQYVLTALIGGGTVVTLATIYYPYFTTVDDAVIASFSILFAILPIVFILCIELVIRTVIYVAKR, from the coding sequence ATGACAAAGCTCACTAAAAATATCGGATTACTTATTATGATATCCCTTGTATGTTTACCAGTTTCCTTAATTGTAGTAAATAGCTTTGCATACGGTTGGCGTTTTGGTCAAGTTGTACCTGAACATTTTTCGGCTAGAGGCTGGATGACACTGTTTAAAGATCAAAAACTAATTGAGGCGCTTCACACCACTATAAAAATTGGAATAGGTGTATTAATTCTAAACTTTATCATTGCGTTTCCTGCTGCGAAAGGGCTAGCACAAAAGAGTTTTTTTGGTAAATCAATGTTTGAAACACTGCTATTACTTCCTATTCTAATTCCAAGTTTAGCAGTAGCAATGGGATTACACATTACTTTTATTAAAGTGGGGTTAGCCGACCATTGGTTTGGTGTGACAATTGTTCATTTAATTCCAACCGTTCCTTATACTGTTAGAATTTTAAGAGCTGGATACGAACGTATTGGAGTGAAATGGGAAGAACAAGCTAAATCGTTAGGTGCATCACCGTTAAAAATATTTCTTACGATTACTTTACCATTACTATCAACTAGTGTACGTACCGCGTCATTTCTCGTATTTGTCATTTCGTTAAGTCAATACGTTTTAACAGCACTTATCGGAGGTGGTACGGTAGTGACGTTAGCGACGATTTACTACCCTTATTTTACTACAGTAGATGATGCGGTAATTGCTAGCTTTTCTATTCTATTTGCGATCCTCCCTATCGTGTTTATATTATGTATTGAACTAGTCATAAGAACAGTTATATATGTTGCTAAAAGATAA
- a CDS encoding DUF1657 domain-containing protein, whose translation MTVGSQVKQSLASLKGIHAGLQSLALTSVEGEAKRNFHEAMLLTEDIIEEIKVRVGELEGEEPQYRGF comes from the coding sequence ATGACCGTTGGATCACAAGTAAAGCAAAGCTTAGCAAGTTTAAAGGGTATTCATGCAGGATTACAAAGTTTAGCACTAACATCAGTAGAGGGTGAGGCTAAACGTAATTTTCATGAAGCGATGCTATTAACTGAAGACATTATTGAAGAAATCAAAGTACGTGTAGGAGAGTTAGAAGGGGAAGAGCCTCAATATAGAGGTTTTTAA
- a CDS encoding thioredoxin family protein encodes MEKITSLDQFNDITARDEKSIIKFYTNWCPDCRRMDMFIGEIIDENPSLNWFEINKDDFPELAEKYDVMGIPSLLIFKNGDKLSHLHSANAKTPEQVRQFLNE; translated from the coding sequence ATGGAGAAAATCACATCACTTGATCAGTTCAACGATATTACAGCGAGGGACGAAAAATCTATCATCAAATTTTATACAAATTGGTGCCCAGATTGCAGACGTATGGACATGTTTATCGGTGAAATTATTGACGAAAATCCTTCATTAAACTGGTTCGAGATAAATAAAGATGATTTCCCTGAACTAGCGGAAAAATATGATGTAATGGGAATTCCAAGTTTGCTAATATTTAAAAATGGTGACAAACTTAGTCATCTGCATAGTGCAAATGCTAAAACACCTGAACAAGTAAGACAATTTCTAAATGAATAA
- a CDS encoding glutaredoxin family protein: protein MTTVLYTMDGCSSCQYTRSFLRKKNIPFTEKNIFHHKEYLLELQQLINEITLPILHLDDKVIIGKDILKMFPTT, encoded by the coding sequence TTGACAACGGTTTTATATACAATGGATGGGTGTTCATCTTGCCAGTATACAAGGAGTTTTTTACGAAAGAAAAATATACCATTTACAGAAAAAAATATTTTTCATCATAAAGAGTATTTACTTGAGTTACAACAACTCATTAATGAAATAACATTACCAATATTACATCTAGATGATAAAGTGATTATTGGTAAAGACATTTTGAAAATGTTTCCTACAACGTAG
- the spoVAD gene encoding stage V sporulation protein AD, giving the protein MLKGHRTWVFNHKPVIISTGTVGGPFEANGKLADHFDLLHEDLWLGEDSYEKAHKILFEEACFKTLEKAHLPKDKVQFVIGGDLINQMTPTTFATQSIGAPYLGVFSACATSMEALALSAFLVNYQGANYVLTGATSHNSAVEKQFRYPTEYGGQKPPTAQWTVTASGAALVSKEGKGPRITSATIGRVVDMGLTDPFNMGGAMAPAAVETIEAHFQDMNINPDHYDLIITGDLAHIGREISLDLLKKHGLAIEDHKYQDCGLLIYREGQPVLAGASGAGCSASVTYGYLLNRMKAGELKRILVIATGALLSPLSFQQGETIPCIAHAVAIENGDENE; this is encoded by the coding sequence ATGCTGAAAGGTCATCGTACATGGGTGTTTAATCATAAGCCTGTCATCATATCAACAGGTACCGTAGGTGGACCATTCGAAGCAAACGGGAAGCTAGCTGATCATTTTGACTTATTACACGAAGATTTGTGGCTTGGTGAGGACTCTTATGAAAAAGCTCACAAAATATTATTTGAAGAAGCATGTTTTAAAACTCTTGAAAAAGCTCATTTACCAAAGGACAAGGTACAGTTTGTTATAGGTGGTGATTTAATTAACCAAATGACTCCCACAACATTTGCAACACAGTCTATTGGTGCACCATACTTAGGTGTTTTTAGTGCTTGTGCAACTTCAATGGAGGCATTAGCATTAAGTGCTTTTCTTGTAAATTATCAAGGTGCAAATTACGTGTTAACTGGTGCTACAAGTCATAATTCTGCCGTGGAAAAACAATTCCGTTATCCTACCGAATATGGAGGACAAAAGCCTCCAACAGCACAGTGGACTGTAACTGCATCAGGTGCTGCATTAGTGAGTAAAGAGGGGAAAGGACCGCGAATTACTTCAGCTACGATAGGAAGAGTCGTCGACATGGGTTTAACTGATCCTTTTAATATGGGCGGAGCAATGGCACCTGCAGCTGTTGAAACGATAGAGGCTCATTTTCAGGATATGAATATTAACCCAGATCATTATGATTTAATTATTACAGGTGATTTAGCACATATCGGAAGAGAGATTTCGCTCGATCTATTAAAAAAACATGGACTAGCTATCGAAGATCATAAGTATCAAGATTGTGGGTTACTTATCTATCGGGAGGGTCAGCCTGTATTGGCAGGCGCAAGTGGGGCAGGTTGTTCAGCTTCAGTTACGTACGGTTATTTACTTAATCGTATGAAAGCAGGTGAACTGAAAAGAATACTCGTCATTGCTACAGGTGCATTACTATCTCCTCTTTCATTTCAACAAGGAGAAACAATTCCTTGCATAGCGCATGCAGTAGCCATAGAGAATGGAGATGAGAATGAATGA
- a CDS encoding ABC transporter substrate-binding protein codes for MKSLKVLSIIFLFLLSACNNNQPNRHGAENLLQQEWKDIIELASGTEVNIFMWGGDEGINSYIDDWVAPRLLEKHDIILTRTPMDTENILQKLLTEKKAGKDSGTIDVIWVNGENFKNAKENELLLGAFSNKLPNVQQYVDLESLDVQYDFGTSTENMEAPWGKVQFVLAYNSANIAEPPRTFEELKVWVQENEGKFTYPEASDFTGNAFLRHLMYEAAGGVDQLLSRSFDEQYIYTQSQEMWTYLRDIKPFLWRSGETYPQDLAALDRLYSDGEVWMTMGYNEARVESLIEKGIFPDSTKTFVFDSGSIGNTHFLTIPYNSPNVGGAMVAINYLLSPEAQLKKMEPSMWGENMALDPTKLSEDLQKQLRQVNRGDSVLSSEVLKDHLLPEVDSLYVNWVKETWQNEVVQTP; via the coding sequence ATGAAAAGTTTGAAGGTTTTATCAATTATTTTTCTCTTTCTACTATCTGCTTGTAACAACAATCAACCTAACCGACACGGAGCTGAGAATTTACTTCAGCAAGAATGGAAAGATATTATTGAACTTGCCAGTGGTACAGAAGTGAATATATTTATGTGGGGTGGAGATGAAGGGATTAATTCTTACATTGATGATTGGGTTGCACCTAGACTACTTGAGAAGCATGACATAATTTTAACCCGCACACCGATGGATACAGAGAATATTCTTCAAAAATTGTTAACTGAAAAAAAAGCAGGCAAAGATTCAGGAACAATTGATGTTATATGGGTTAATGGTGAAAATTTTAAAAATGCTAAAGAAAATGAGTTATTACTAGGAGCATTTTCTAATAAGCTACCGAATGTCCAGCAATATGTCGATTTAGAAAGCTTAGATGTGCAATATGATTTTGGTACATCGACAGAAAACATGGAAGCACCATGGGGGAAAGTACAATTTGTATTAGCTTACAATTCAGCAAATATAGCTGAACCACCAAGAACTTTTGAAGAACTAAAGGTGTGGGTGCAGGAGAACGAAGGAAAATTCACATATCCAGAAGCGAGTGACTTTACAGGTAATGCGTTTTTACGGCATTTAATGTATGAAGCAGCAGGTGGAGTAGATCAATTGTTATCTCGAAGCTTTGATGAGCAATATATTTATACTCAAAGTCAAGAAATGTGGACTTATTTACGAGATATTAAACCTTTTCTATGGAGATCAGGAGAAACTTACCCTCAAGATTTAGCTGCACTAGATCGATTGTACAGTGATGGTGAGGTATGGATGACAATGGGCTATAATGAAGCACGTGTTGAGAGCTTGATCGAAAAAGGGATCTTTCCAGATTCAACAAAAACATTTGTGTTTGACTCTGGGTCGATTGGGAATACACATTTTTTAACGATTCCATACAACAGTCCTAACGTGGGAGGGGCAATGGTTGCAATTAATTATTTATTATCACCTGAAGCCCAACTAAAGAAAATGGAGCCTTCTATGTGGGGAGAGAATATGGCACTAGACCCTACAAAGCTTTCCGAGGACTTACAAAAGCAATTACGACAAGTCAACAGAGGGGATTCTGTACTATCTTCAGAAGTCTTGAAGGATCACTTATTACCAGAAGTAGATTCTCTATATGTGAATTGGGTGAAGGAGACATGGCAAAATGAAGTGGTACAAACGCCATAA
- a CDS encoding DUF1657 domain-containing protein has protein sequence MTVATQVKQTIAGLKSAQASFEQFALQTENQQAKQLYEQAAQQAQQIVDLVNPRMQEIEQEEPQYRQ, from the coding sequence TTGACTGTTGCAACACAAGTTAAGCAGACGATAGCTGGTTTAAAAAGTGCACAAGCGAGCTTTGAGCAATTTGCGTTACAAACTGAAAATCAACAAGCTAAACAATTATATGAGCAAGCTGCACAGCAGGCACAACAAATTGTAGACCTTGTCAATCCACGCATGCAAGAAATTGAACAAGAGGAACCTCAGTACAGGCAATAA
- a CDS encoding UTP--glucose-1-phosphate uridylyltransferase — protein sequence MIKKAIIPAAGYGTRSLPISKVIPKEMFPIGIKPAIQYVVEEAIESGIEQILMVVSRSKNLIVDYFDHSLELEAFLERKNKMHLMDAPNIPDIQIHYTRQPIAKGLGDAIRLGKSFINDESFAVLLPDDIILHKHSPCLKQLIDVFTKYKESVIGLQTVDEKYLNQYGVIKGKKHSNDTYRLTDIVEKPKINPPSQLAVIGRYVFTPMIFEQLDNIKRGIGGEYQLTDGMKALLQSENIYGKLIEGKRYDIGSMDDYMKLLNFVYSDMKNG from the coding sequence GTGATTAAAAAAGCGATCATACCAGCAGCAGGATATGGAACACGTAGTTTACCAATCTCAAAGGTTATTCCCAAGGAAATGTTTCCGATTGGTATTAAGCCCGCCATTCAATACGTAGTGGAAGAAGCAATTGAGTCAGGAATTGAGCAAATATTAATGGTTGTTTCTCGATCAAAAAACCTTATCGTTGACTACTTCGACCATTCACTTGAACTTGAAGCATTTCTTGAACGTAAAAATAAAATGCATTTGATGGATGCCCCTAATATACCTGATATACAAATTCACTATACTCGCCAACCTATTGCGAAAGGTCTAGGGGATGCCATTCGTCTCGGAAAGTCATTTATAAATGACGAGTCGTTTGCTGTGTTATTACCAGATGATATCATTCTCCATAAACATTCACCATGTCTGAAACAATTAATTGATGTATTTACGAAATATAAAGAGAGTGTCATAGGTTTACAAACGGTTGACGAAAAATACTTAAATCAATATGGCGTAATAAAAGGAAAAAAGCATAGTAACGATACTTATAGGTTGACTGATATTGTTGAAAAGCCAAAGATAAACCCACCTTCTCAATTAGCAGTCATAGGTAGGTATGTGTTTACACCAATGATTTTTGAGCAATTGGATAATATTAAACGGGGTATTGGCGGTGAATATCAGTTGACAGATGGCATGAAAGCATTGTTGCAATCAGAAAATATATACGGCAAATTAATAGAAGGAAAAAGATACGATATTGGTAGTATGGATGATTATATGAAATTACTAAATTTTGTTTACAGTGATATGAAAAATGGGTAA
- a CDS encoding glycosyltransferase family 4 protein, producing the protein MKICFICTEKLPSPSIRGGAIQLMIDGVLPYLKDDHDITVFSITDPDLPDKEERSGVAFIRFDREHYRSLVAEELTNHTFDVIHVYNRPANVPLYKQASPSSRFVVSLHNEMFAEHKLAFDEGQQIVRDVDAITTVSNYIKQTVLTRFPEAEKKIKVVYSGVDLQQFIPLWSLEGKRIRHRLRQKYSIAQDEKVILFVGRLSQSKGPHILLEAMKYILKKNEHAVLVIVGGKWFSDNNMNGYVRSLYKQALPYGDRIIFTKYVPAEHIPHLFLIGDLFVCSSLWNEPLARVHYEAMAAGIPVVTTKRGGNEEVMIDAMNGLLIYDYNNPLEYAKSINFILSHPSIARGFAKLGRKFVEVNFQFHHVADRLERVYNEVLYEENPNST; encoded by the coding sequence GTGAAGATTTGCTTTATTTGTACCGAAAAGCTTCCATCACCATCAATTAGAGGAGGGGCGATACAACTGATGATTGATGGGGTGCTTCCATATTTAAAAGATGATCATGACATAACAGTTTTTTCAATCACTGACCCTGATCTACCTGATAAGGAAGAGCGTAGTGGAGTAGCCTTTATACGTTTTGACAGAGAGCATTATAGGTCACTAGTAGCAGAAGAATTAACTAATCATACCTTTGATGTAATCCATGTATACAACCGCCCTGCAAATGTGCCACTATATAAGCAAGCTTCTCCATCTAGCCGCTTCGTCGTTAGTCTTCATAATGAAATGTTTGCAGAACATAAACTTGCCTTTGATGAAGGTCAACAAATTGTACGTGACGTTGATGCGATTACGACTGTAAGCAATTATATTAAACAAACAGTGCTAACACGGTTTCCAGAAGCTGAAAAAAAAATAAAGGTCGTCTATTCTGGGGTCGATTTACAACAATTCATTCCTCTATGGTCTCTTGAAGGCAAACGCATCCGCCATCGATTACGTCAAAAGTATAGTATTGCTCAGGATGAAAAAGTCATATTATTTGTCGGCCGTTTAAGCCAATCCAAAGGCCCTCATATATTACTTGAGGCAATGAAATATATATTAAAAAAGAATGAACATGCTGTTCTCGTTATTGTTGGGGGAAAGTGGTTTAGTGATAATAATATGAATGGCTATGTGCGCTCATTGTACAAACAAGCACTTCCATATGGAGATCGCATCATTTTTACAAAGTATGTGCCAGCTGAACATATTCCACATTTATTTCTCATTGGAGATTTATTTGTCTGTAGTTCTCTTTGGAATGAGCCATTAGCGAGGGTCCATTATGAAGCGATGGCTGCTGGTATTCCAGTAGTTACTACTAAGCGGGGTGGAAATGAAGAAGTTATGATTGATGCAATGAACGGCCTTCTTATTTATGACTATAACAATCCTTTGGAATATGCCAAATCGATCAATTTTATTTTATCACACCCATCCATTGCGAGGGGGTTTGCTAAATTAGGCAGAAAATTTGTTGAAGTTAACTTCCAGTTTCACCACGTTGCAGATCGGCTAGAAAGGGTATACAACGAAGTATTGTATGAAGAAAATCCAAATAGCACCTAA
- a CDS encoding DUF421 domain-containing protein, with product MLDWIEVVIRSFSIIIGLFVITKILGKKQLSKLSFFEYIVGITIGDIAGTLSMDLGLNVMHGLISIFIWSLFPVAISFLSLHNKKFRDFVEGNSTVFIKNGKIMEDNLKKEKYTLDELLEQLRKKDVFKFADVEFATLETNGDLSVLLKKEKQPLSVEDVINNPPAIKEPQTVVMDGQIFDEPLTTIGLNRRWLKEELDKKGVAIENVFLAQVDSYGQLTIDVYDDKIEIPKPQAKQLLLASIKKCEADFELFALQTKNRTAKDMYARNAQKLQDMQIKLTAYLEH from the coding sequence ATGCTTGATTGGATAGAGGTTGTCATCCGTTCTTTTTCAATCATTATTGGTTTATTTGTCATCACAAAAATATTAGGGAAAAAGCAATTATCCAAATTATCATTTTTTGAATATATAGTTGGGATTACAATTGGTGATATTGCCGGAACTCTCTCGATGGATCTTGGCCTAAACGTCATGCATGGATTAATAAGCATTTTTATTTGGTCATTGTTTCCTGTAGCTATTTCATTCCTATCTTTACATAATAAGAAGTTTAGAGATTTCGTAGAAGGAAACTCTACAGTTTTCATTAAGAACGGAAAAATCATGGAGGATAACTTAAAAAAGGAAAAATATACGCTAGATGAGCTATTAGAGCAACTGAGGAAGAAAGACGTCTTTAAATTTGCTGATGTTGAATTTGCTACATTAGAAACGAATGGAGATTTAAGCGTTTTACTAAAAAAGGAAAAGCAGCCACTTTCAGTTGAGGATGTTATTAATAATCCTCCTGCTATAAAGGAGCCGCAAACTGTTGTTATGGATGGACAAATCTTTGATGAGCCCCTTACGACGATAGGCTTAAATAGAAGGTGGTTAAAGGAAGAACTAGACAAAAAAGGAGTAGCTATAGAAAATGTGTTTCTTGCACAGGTCGACTCCTATGGACAGCTTACCATAGATGTTTATGACGATAAAATAGAAATTCCTAAACCACAAGCAAAGCAATTGCTATTAGCCTCTATAAAAAAATGTGAAGCAGATTTTGAATTGTTTGCACTACAAACTAAAAATCGTACAGCAAAAGACATGTATGCTAGAAATGCACAAAAGCTTCAAGACATGCAGATAAAATTAACAGCATATTTGGAGCACTAA
- a CDS encoding ABC transporter ATP-binding protein — protein sequence MDESFVSCINVSKQYGNTSVIDDINFQLDKGEILSLVGPSGSGKTTILRSIAGLEQVSTGEIWVDGINVTHDKAENRPIVMMFQQALLFPHLTVLENVMYGAKKLYNQRTNRIYHARQLLEKIELINYEKKYPYELSGGQQQRVALGRALMTKPKLLLLDEPFSSLDPQLRSSIREWIVSLLQKENITTIFVTHDKEEAMTIGNRVAIVMENKIQQLGAPLDVYNHPVNVEVARFFSDGLITDHNKFIPIQDLELLPSNNQIDQHKLAFSGKVMNRFIKHGQLFDQIEVDQINKSVTVPSNSRVKIGEKVKLETNRSNVHTFLD from the coding sequence ATGGATGAATCATTTGTATCTTGCATAAACGTGTCAAAGCAGTATGGTAATACTTCAGTAATTGACGACATTAATTTTCAACTTGATAAAGGAGAGATACTTAGTTTAGTTGGACCATCTGGTTCAGGAAAAACAACGATACTCCGCAGTATTGCGGGGTTAGAGCAAGTATCTACAGGAGAAATATGGGTAGATGGTATAAATGTAACTCATGACAAAGCGGAAAATAGACCTATTGTCATGATGTTTCAGCAGGCCCTCCTTTTCCCCCATTTAACAGTACTTGAAAACGTCATGTACGGTGCAAAAAAGCTGTATAACCAAAGAACAAATCGAATATATCATGCGAGACAGCTTCTAGAAAAAATTGAATTAATAAATTATGAAAAGAAATATCCTTATGAGTTGTCAGGTGGCCAACAACAACGTGTAGCATTAGGACGGGCATTAATGACTAAACCGAAGCTGTTATTATTAGATGAACCATTTAGTAGCTTAGACCCTCAGCTGCGTTCATCAATAAGAGAATGGATCGTTTCACTATTGCAGAAAGAAAATATTACGACAATTTTTGTTACACATGATAAAGAAGAAGCGATGACAATTGGGAATAGGGTGGCGATTGTTATGGAAAATAAAATCCAGCAATTAGGTGCGCCACTAGATGTTTACAATCATCCAGTAAACGTGGAAGTAGCTAGATTTTTCAGTGATGGTCTTATCACAGATCATAACAAGTTTATACCTATCCAAGACTTGGAATTGCTTCCGAGCAATAATCAAATTGATCAGCACAAGCTAGCCTTTAGTGGAAAGGTAATGAATAGATTTATCAAACATGGCCAACTTTTTGATCAAATAGAAGTAGATCAAATAAATAAAAGTGTAACCGTTCCTTCAAACAGTCGTGTGAAAATAGGAGAAAAAGTAAAGCTAGAGACTAACCGAAGTAACGTACACACATTCCTTGATTAG
- a CDS encoding ABC transporter permease subunit, whose product MKWYKRHNKTLLLFFPVTLFSILLISYGVLHGIIESLQSTDGGVSLHVYQELFSNTVFIQSIKFSLRVTMVSTVMSLIIGLISAKFIYHLLQKSHLKLLVWLPMIFPHFVAAYMVFSLFSSSGIIASIFYSVELISDQSQFPVLTMDRDGLGIMMTYIWKEVPFVILMLIPVFYEIDNRYEDVVRTLGGNSWNVFWTVEWKWLLPVIIETFIILFAFIVAAYEVPFLVGATNPKMIAIIAYQWFFEGDWSNRPLALAAFICITLLILVTTAVSFMSIQRLRTRLIRGKI is encoded by the coding sequence ATGAAGTGGTACAAACGCCATAACAAGACATTATTATTATTTTTTCCTGTGACGTTGTTCTCAATTCTCTTGATATCGTATGGGGTTCTTCACGGAATTATTGAATCGTTACAGTCGACTGATGGTGGAGTATCACTGCACGTATATCAAGAGCTATTTAGCAATACAGTGTTTATACAATCAATTAAGTTCAGTTTAAGAGTAACAATGGTATCAACTGTCATGTCATTAATAATAGGCCTTATTAGTGCAAAGTTTATTTATCATTTGTTGCAAAAAAGTCACTTAAAGTTACTCGTATGGCTACCGATGATTTTTCCGCATTTCGTTGCAGCTTACATGGTATTTAGTTTATTTTCATCTAGTGGTATTATTGCTTCTATTTTTTACTCAGTTGAGCTAATTAGTGATCAAAGTCAATTTCCAGTATTGACAATGGATCGAGATGGTTTAGGTATAATGATGACTTATATATGGAAGGAAGTTCCCTTTGTAATTCTCATGCTCATTCCTGTTTTTTATGAAATTGACAATCGCTATGAGGATGTTGTACGTACTCTTGGTGGCAATAGTTGGAATGTATTTTGGACAGTCGAATGGAAATGGCTTCTCCCAGTTATCATTGAGACATTTATTATCTTGTTTGCATTTATCGTAGCAGCTTACGAAGTACCCTTTCTAGTTGGAGCAACAAACCCGAAAATGATTGCAATTATTGCTTATCAGTGGTTTTTCGAAGGTGATTGGAGTAATCGTCCGCTTGCACTCGCTGCTTTTATTTGTATAACTTTACTTATTTTGGTCACAACAGCTGTAAGTTTTATGAGTATACAAAGGCTTAGAACAAGGCTTATAAGAGGAAAAATATAA